A portion of the Phycodurus eques isolate BA_2022a chromosome 3, UOR_Pequ_1.1, whole genome shotgun sequence genome contains these proteins:
- the rgmb gene encoding LOW QUALITY PROTEIN: RGM domain family member B (The sequence of the model RefSeq protein was modified relative to this genomic sequence to represent the inferred CDS: deleted 1 base in 1 codon), with protein sequence MGRTGCCCSGAERLASPSMVRRFRPLLLLIIALTSAARIGQSQVITPQCRIQKCTTDFVSLTSHLTLAVDDFHVEFCKALRAYSACTQRTAKSCRGNLVFHSAVLGISDLMSQRNCSRDGPTSSTYPEVHHEPCNYYSRTQHVHAHGPHSQPQHTRPGFLFCGLFGDPHLRTFKDSFQTCKVEGAWPLIDNDYLSVQVTNVPVVTGSSATATNKITVIFKPYEGCTDQRVYQAVTDNLPAAFDDGTVSSGDPIHISTGSDGATGKVRALWISERSPGHHVELHAGYIGVTVIVRQLGRYLTLAVRIPEELAQAYDASQDLQLCLNGCPRVERIDQGGHLPLSPPSVGLQFQPLHRPRYSSQTQLSSHGDRQVFTAEAAKERCRDQLEVHDIYFHSCVFDLLTTGDANFTVAAYSAQKDMESLHPHRDRWRIYPGGSAASTLYAQPLRLLTLFLLFCTLILV encoded by the exons ATGGGGAGAACCGGATGCTGTTGCAGCGGGGCTGAGCGCCTCGCCTCCCCGTCTATGGTGCGCCGTTTCCGGCCACTGCTTCTGCTGATCATCGCTCTGACCTCGGCTGCCCGCATAG GTCAGTCCCAGGTGATCACCCCTCAGTGTCGCATCCAGAAGTGCACCACTGACTTTGTCTCCCTGACCTCCCACCTCACGCTGGCTGTGGATGACTTTCACGTAGAATTCTGCAAAGCTTTGCGGGCTTACTCGGCTTGCACGCAAAGGACAGCAAAGTCCTGCAGGGGCAACCTGGTCTTCCACTCGGCCGTGCTGGGCATCTCAGACCTCATGAGCCAGAGGAACTGCTCCCGAGACGGCCCGACTTCCTCCACGTACCCTGAGGTCCACCATGAGCCGTGCAACTACTACAGTCGCACTCAGCATGTGCACGCCCACGGCCCACACTCGCAACCACAG CACACAAGGCCCGGATTCCTTTTCTGCGGGCTGTTCGGGGACCCCCACTTGAGGACATTCAAGGACAGCTTCCAGACTTGCAAGGTGGAGGGGGCGTGGCCTCTCATCGATAACGACTATCTGTCGGTTCAGGTCACCAATGTTCCTGTGGTCACGGGCTCCTCTGCCACGGCCACCAATAAG ATCACCGTTATCTTCAAGCCCTATGAGGGTTGCACAGACCAAAGGGTCTACCAGGCCGTGACAGACAACCTACCCGCCGCCTTCGACGATGGCACCGTGAGCAGCGGAGACCCCATCCACATCTCCACGGGGAGCGACGGCGCCACCGGGAAAGTGAGGGCCCTTTGGATCTCCGAGCGCAGCCCGGGTCACCACGTGGAGCTGCACGCGGGCTACATCGGCGTCACGGTGATCGTCCGACAGCTCGGTCGCTATCTGACCCTGGCGGTGCGGATCCCCGAGGAGCTGGCTCAGGCTTACGACGCCAGCCAGGACCTGCAGCTGTGTCTGAACGGCTGCCCGAGAGTGGAGCGCATCGACCAGGGCGGCCACCTGCCCCTGTCTCCGCCTTCGGTCGGCCTTCAGTTCCAGCCTCTGCACAGGCCCAGGTATTCTTCACAGACACAGTTATCCTCCCACGGCGACAGGCAGGTCTTCACCGCGGAGGCGGCTAAGGAACGCTGCCGGGACCAGCTGGAGGTGCACGACATTTACTTCCACTCCTGTGTCTTTGACCTGCTTACCACTGGCGACGCTAACTTCACCGTGGCAGCATACAGCGCCCAGAAAGACATGGAGAGTCTTCACCCGCACAGAGACAGATGGAGGATCTACCCTGGAGGTTCGGCCGCCTCCACCTTGTACGCCCAACCTTTGCGACTCCTCACTCTGTTTCTGCTTTTTTGTACACTCATCTTGGTGTAA